From Puntigrus tetrazona isolate hp1 chromosome 8, ASM1883169v1, whole genome shotgun sequence, the proteins below share one genomic window:
- the LOC122350049 gene encoding DBH-like monooxygenase protein 2 homolog yields MVTSCLVLLLLSVQWSWAQEDPLLPFSEHLDPEHKVRLKWGFDEIQGTILFELTVNTNGWVGFGFSPKGGMTGADVVIGGIGPDGIYFKDYHADGNSMPKVDQQQNYKLLSLTESDGKSVMRFQRSIDSCDKDDLPITDLPMKLIYAYGQTDDITYHSNQRGTKELNLLKYMPHVNPPNSSFFDITMVNFTVPAKQTHYHCKIMKAPTFGSKQHIYRIEPVIENFDIVHHLLLYSCPPTVTEPQEAECYTGVDGECMEVIAVWGVGGGAFEFPEVAGLPIGGNVGDLFYRLEVHYNNPNKSAGRVDNSGLRFHHTPELRRHDAAVLMTGLAVAPGYAIPPKAQSFLTYGMCDTANIPKVLETTHDLQVFSAMLHTHLAGRKVRVGHFRGGEQIDLLVADENYDFEYQEVTNFGKTKTVKLGDRLLVECTYNTENRDTLTWGGFSTTDEMCLAFLFYYPAMNLSGCSSFPDSKSLQSAMGAADITSWLNIMFTRTWDDTTINEYQQTLKSIDQYITVVNSLNNASSYKGTLPDLKVIPPAPCISGCVTRSLAALSLLTSLTVQWACF; encoded by the exons atggtCACGTCATGTCTTGTCCTTCTCTTGCTTTCAGTCCAGTGGTCCTGGGCTCAGGAAGACCCTCTTCTGCCTTTCTCCGAACACCTGGACCCAGAGCACAAGGTGCGTCTGAAGTGGGGATTTGATGAAATCCAGGGCACCATCTTGTTCGAGCTCACGGTCAACACCAATGGCTGGGTTGGTTTTGGCTTCAGCCCCAAAGGAGGAATGACTGGAGCCGATGTTGTCATTGGGGGAATTGGACCCGATGGCATTTACTTTAAG GACTATCATGCTGACGGGAATTCAATGCCTAAGGTTGACCAGCAGCAAAACTACAAACTCCTGTCTCTGACTGAGTCTGATGGGAAATCAGTCATGAGGTTTCAGAGGTCCATCGATTCCTGTGATAAAGATGATCTACCTATCACT GATCTCCCCATGAAGCTGATCTATGCGTACGGACAGACTGATGATATCACGTACCACAGTAACCAAAGAGGAACAAAGGAGCTGAACCTGTTGAAGTACATGCCTCACGTCAACCCTCCAAACAGCAGCTTTTTTGACATAACTATGGTCAAT TTCACCGTACCAGCCAAGCAAACCCACTATCACTGCAAAATCATGAAGGCCCCTACTTTTGGTTCCAAACAACACATTTATCGT ATTGAGCCAGTGATCGAAAACTTTGACATTGTGCATCATCTGCTGCTGTACAGCTGCCCTCCGACTGTGACGGAGCCGCAAGAGGCGGAGTGTTATACAGGAGTGGATGGAGAGTGCATGGAAGTCATAGCTGTGTGGGGAGTTGGTGGAGGG gCTTTTGAATTTCCTGAGGTGGCAGGACTTCCAATTGGGGGAAATGTTGGAGATTTGTTCTACAGGCTCGAAGTGCATTACAACAACCCCAATAAAAGTGCAG GTCGAGTTGATAACTCAGGTCTGCGCTTCCACCACACACCTGAACTCCGTCGGCACGATGCAGCTGTTCTGATGACAGGACTTGCGGTGGCCCCCGGGTACGCCATCCCACCCAAAGCCCAGTCCTTCCTCACGTACGGCATGTGTGACACGGCTAATATTCCAAAG GTTCTGGAGACGACACATGATCTTCAGGTGTTCTCTGCGATGCTGCACACACACTTGGCCGGGAGGAAGGTGCGAGTCGGACACTTCAG AGGGGGAGAACAGATCGATCTTCTAGTCGCGGATGAAAACTATGATTTTGAATATCAGGAAGTGACAAACTTTGGTAAAACTAAGACGGTGAAGTTG GGTGACAGATTGCTGGTGGAGTGCACCTATAACACTGAAAACCGAGACACGCTTACATGG GGGGGGTTCTCAACTACAGATGAGATGTGTTTGGCCTTCCTCTTCTACTACCCAGCTATGAATCTGAGCGGCTGTAGCAGCTTCCCTGATTCAAAGTCTTTACAATCTGCGATGGGAGCAGCAGATATCAC ATCTTGGCTCAATATAATGTTCACAAGGACTTGGGACGACACGACTATCAACGAATACCAGCAAACACTAAAGAGTATCGACCAGTACATCACAGTGGTGAACTCGCTC AACAACGCATCTTCTTATAAAGGGACACTTCCTGATCTCAAAGTCATCCCGCCTGCACCCTGCATAAGTGGCTGTGTGACCAGAAGTCTTGCTGCGCTATCTCTGCTCACATCTTTAACAGTGCAGTGGGCTTGCTTCTGA